One segment of Salvia splendens isolate huo1 chromosome 20, SspV2, whole genome shotgun sequence DNA contains the following:
- the LOC121781144 gene encoding dof zinc finger protein DOF1.2-like has translation MFSTSTATSDYSNSMGFIRPIALDSAAAAKWKYTTTAAEIAPNCPRCASANTKFCYYNNYSLSQPRYFCKACRRYWTKGGSLRNVPVGGGCRKSRRARAAAAIRHPTPSPSPSPAGACIDVGGAGGDDSSSENAQASAFGEATAALEYETPLELVGGDQMQQQGMPQMSMCQDVSGQQFLFEMGEDMLWEEGTTLPSFAYPAVQVDDCGVFVPDNWSSFDLSAYEF, from the coding sequence atGTTCTCAACTTCCACAGCCACTAGCGACTACTCCAATTCAATGGGCTTCATCCGGCCCATTGCATTGGacagcgccgccgccgccaaatGGAAATACACCACCACCGCCGCGGAAATCGCCCCCAACTGCCCCCGCTGCGCCTCCGCCAACACCAAATTCTGCTACTACAACAACTACAGCCTCTCCCAGCCCCGCTACTTCTGCAAGGCCTGCCGCCGCTACTGGACCAAAGGCGGCTCCCTCCGCAACGTCCCCGTCGGCGGCGGCTGCCGCAAATCCCGCCGCgcccgcgccgccgccgccatccGCCACCCCaccccctctccctctccctcccccGCAGGAGCCTGCATTGACGTCGGCGGCGCTGGCGGAGACGATTCGTCGTCGGAAAACGCTCAGGCGAGCGCGTTTGGGGAGGCTACGGCGGCGCTTGAGTATGAGACGCCGCTGGAATTGGTTGGAGGCGATCAGATGCAGCAGCAGGGGATGCCGCAGATGTCCATGTGTCAGGATGTGAGTGGCCAGCAGTTTTTGTTTGAGATGGGGGAGGATATGTTGTGGGAGGAAGGTACAACTCTGCCGAGCTTTGCGTACCCAGCGGTGCAGGTTGATGACTGTGGGGTGTTCGTACCGGATAATTGGAGTTCTTTTGATCTCTCTGCgtatgaattttaa
- the LOC121780803 gene encoding uncharacterized protein LOC121780803, whose product MAGVPTVAASSAAVCRRLLAVERSLPATKYLPSSTSSSKCYSIGGWNPLRRRTAVLPSRKLVIRAARVESEGVSLGFRPPEFELPEPLTGKVWKLDDFDSYPALLVMFICNHCPFVKHLKHDIVKLSNFYMKKGLAVVAISSNSVTTHPQDGPDFMAEDAKIFKYPFPYLYDESQDVARSFGAVCTPEFFLFKKDGRRPFELVYHGQFDDSRPSNNMRITGRDLSLAIDNVLSGQPVSSVQKPSVGCSIKWKPEG is encoded by the exons ATGGCGGGTGTTCCAACGGTCGCCGCGTCATCAGCCGCCGTCTGTCGGCGGCTTCTCGCCGTCGAGCGCTCGCTTCCGGCGACGAAATATCTGCCTTCGTCTACTTCATCTTCGAAATGCTACTCGATCGGGGGCTGGAATCCCCTGCGGCGCAGGACCGCGGTGCTCCCCTCCAGAAAACTCGTGATTCGAGCTGCCAGGGTCGAGTCCGAAGGGGTTTCTCTTGGATTCAGACCACCGGAATTCGAG CTTCCGGAACCTCTTACTGGAAAAGTGTGGAAGCTGGACGACTTTGACTCCTACCCTGCATTGCTG GTGATGTTCATCTGCAACCATTGCCCTTTTGTCAAACACTTGAAGCATGATATTGTAAAACTCTCAAACTTCTATATGAAG AAAGGACTTGCGGTGGTTGCAATTTCTTCAAACTCTGTTACTACTCATCCACAG GATGGACCAGACTTTATGGCTGAGGATGCTAAGATATTTAAGTATCCTTTTCCCTATCTCTATGATGAG TCCCAAGATGTCGCAAGAAGCTTTGGAGCTGTTTGTACACCCGAGTTTTTCTTGTTTAAAAAG GACGGTCGTAGGCCATTTGAGTTAGTATATCATGGGCAGTTTGATGATTCACGGCCGAGCAATAATATGCGCATCACTGGAAG GGACTTGAGCTTAGCGATAGACAATGTGTTAAGTGGACAACCAGTATCGTCTGTTCAGAAGCCTAG CGTCGGATGCAGTATAAAGTGGAAGCCTGAAGGTTGA
- the LOC121781175 gene encoding pathogen-related protein-like, translating to MATSNVGGNKYRSYLTPEDIEATEWIAGPPDYTIIDKFFEEGRTKVWPAESLEEYVQNLVKTWEMELVHKANPDQYKTFDHKNCVLGVNGKKCLTLEEVGKIGGGYNMFLQTSLPPKLRVYNPDQETNESSMAAFRQVFPRGFALEVIQVYSGPPVIVYKYRHWGYMEGSYKDIPPTGELIEVFGIAIFELNEESKIVKVEIFHDRGELLAALIKAEPATPSVCPVMA from the exons ATGGCAACTTCCAACGTTGGTGGCAACAAATACCGGTCATACTTGACGCCAGAGGATATCGAGGCCACCGAATGGATAGCCGGACCTCCCGATTACACCATCATCGACAAGTTCTTCGAAGAGGGAAGAACTAAA GTGTGGCCAGCTGAATCCTTGGAAGAGTATGTTCAGAATCTTGTCAAGACATGGGAGATGGAGTTGGTGCACAAGGCCAATCcagatcaatacaaaacttttGATCACAAAAATTGTGTTCTTGGTGTCAATG GCAAAAAGTGCTTGACTTTGGAGGAAGTTGGGAAGATTGGGGGAGGCTACAATATGTTTCTCCAAACATCATTGCCACCAAAATTGAGGGTGTACAACCCCGATCAGGAGACAAATGAGTCTTCCATGGCTGCATTCAGGCAAGTTTTCCCTCGAGGATTCGCCCTTGAAGTCATTCAAGTTTACTCGGGGCCACCGGTGATTGTATACAAGTACAGGCACTGGGGTTACATGGAGGGCTCTTACAAAGACATCCCTCCAACAGGGGAGTTGATCGAGGTGTTTGGAATAGCCATTTTTGAG TTGAATGAAGAATCAAAGATTGTGAAGGTTGAGATCTTCCATGACCGCGGTGAGCTGCTGGCGGCCCTCATCAAGGCCGAACCTGCAACGCCCTCCGTCTGCCCCGTCATGGCTTGA
- the LOC121780856 gene encoding pathogen-related protein-like — protein MATSNGGGNKYRSYLTPEDLKTTQWRAGPPDYTVIDKFFEEGRTKIWPAGSFEKYVQHLVKTWEMELVHKANPDQYKTLDPKKFVLGINRKKYFTLEETGKIGGSYNVFLQTSLPPELRFYDPDQETYESSQTAFRQVFPRGFALEVVQVYSGHPVIAYKYRHWGYMEGSYKDLPPTGELIEVFGMAIFELNKESKIVKIEFFHDRGELLAGLLKAKPSEGVGCPFMA, from the exons ATGGCAACTTCCAACGGCGGTGGCAACAAATACCGATCTTACTTGACCCCCGAGGATCTCAAGACCACTCAATGGAGAGCTGGACCTCCCGATTACACCGTCATCGATAAGTTCTTCGAAGAAGGCAGAACCAAA ATATGGCCAGCTGGATCCTTCGAAAAGTATGTTCAGCATCTTGTCAAGACATGGGAAATGGAATTGGTACATAAGGCCAATCCAGATCAATACAAAACACTTGATCCCAAAAAATTTGTTCTTGGCATCAATA GGAAGAAGTATTTCACTTTGGAGGAAACTGGGAAGATTGGGGGAAGCTACAATGTGTTTCTCCAGACATCACTGCCACCGGAATTGAGGTTCTACGACCCTGATCAGGAGACGTATGAGTCGTCCCAGACGGCGTTCAGACAAGTTTTCCCACGAGGATTCGCCCTTGAAGTGGTTCAAGTTTACTCGGGGCATCCAGTGATTGCATATAAGTACAGGCACTGGGGTTACATGGAGGGCTCTTACAAAGACCTCCCTCCAACAGGGGAGTTGATTGAGGTGTTTGGAATGGCCATTTTTGAG TTGAATAAAGAATCGAAGATTGTGAAGATCGAGTTCTTCCATGACCGGGGCGAACTGTTGGCGGGCCTCCTTAAGGCCAAACCTTCGGAGGGTGTTGGCTGCCCCTTCATGGCTTGA